The stretch of DNA AAGCTCGCCACCTCGGCGAGGGGCGAGCCCCCCTTGCCGCTGATCTGCACGTCGCGCGGCAGCACCACCGGAAGGTTCTCCTCCCGCTCCGGCACCATGCCGTCCTTCTCGCAATACAGCACCGGGATCGGCGCGCCCCAGTAGCGCTGCCGGCTGATCCCCCAGTCGCGCAGGCGGAAGTTGACCTTGGCCTGACCGAGGCCCTTGGCCACCAGCCAGTCGATCGCCTTGCGCTTCGCCGCCTCGATGTCGAGGCCGTCGAGGAAGCCCGAGTTGATCTTCACCCCGTCGCCGGTGTAGGCCTGGTCGTCGGCCCACCCCTCGGGCCGCTTCACGGTGGCGACGATCGGCAGGTCGTGGGCCTTCGCGAAGTCCCAGTCGCGCTGGTCCTCTCCGGGCACCGCCATGATCGCCCCGGTGCCGTAGCCCATCAGCACGTAGTCGGCGAGGAAGAGCGGGATCTCCCGCTCGGTGAACGGGTTGACGGCCCGCGCGGTGAGGCGGAGGCCGCGCTTCGGCCGGTCGGTGGCGAGCCGCTCGATCTCCGTCTCGCGCGCGACCTCGGCGCGGAAGGCGTCGATCCGGCTCCGCTCGGCCGCGTCGGCGGCCAGGCCGTCCACCAGCGGGTGCTCGGGCGCCAGCACCGCGTAGGTCATGCCGAACGAGGTGTCGGGACGCGTGGTGAAGATCGGGATCCGGAGATCGGGCCGACCCGCCACCGGCAGCGCGAACTCGGCGCCCTCGCTCCGGCCGATCCAGTTGCGCTGCATCGTCAGCACGCGCTCGGGCCATCCGGGCAGGCGGTCGCACCAGTCGAGCAGCTCCTGGGCGTAGTCGGTGATCTTGAAGAACCAGCCGTCGATCTCGCGGATCGTCACCTCGGAGTCGCAGCGCCAGCACCGCCCCGCCTCGACCTGCTCGTTGGCCAGCACGGTCTGGCAGGACGGGCACCAGTTGACCCGCGAGCGGCGGCGATAGGCAAGCCCGCGCTCGAGCATCCGGATGAAGATGAGCTGCTCCCACTTGTAGTAGGCCGGGTCGCACGTGGCCACCTCGCGGTCCCAGTCGTAGGAGATGCCCATGCGCCGCAGCTGGGTGCGCATGTTGTCGATGTTCTCGTAGGTCCACACCGCCGGATGCACCCCGTTGTCGATGGCCGCGTTCTCGGCGGGCAGTCCGAACGCGTCCCAGCCCATGGGGTGCAGCACGTTGAAGCCGCGCATCCACTTGTAGCGGGCCAGCAGGTCGCCGATGGCGTAGACCCGCACGTGGCCCATGTGGATGCGCCCGGAGGGATACGGGAACATCTCGAGACAGTAGTACTTCGGCCGGCCCGGCTCTTCGGTGACCTTGAACTGCTTGCGGTCGGCCCAGACCTTCTGCCACCTGGCCTCGATCTCGGGAAAGGGATAGCGGTCCTGGCGATCGTCGAGGGCCATATTGTCGCTGATTTTTACACGCTTAGGTGGAGGGCGCAAGAAACGGCTCGGGGGCTCCGGCGCGGCGATCGCGCAGGAGCCCCCGGGAAATGCGAGCGGCTTACTTCTTCTTCAGCGAGAGGTTGATCACCTTGGCGGCCTCGTCCGCCTTGGCCACCGACTCGGCGTGCTTGCCCGCATCGTGCAGCGCCTTGGCCTCGGTGGCCATGGCCGCGGCCTTCTTGGAGGCGTCATCCGTCTTGCCGGCCGTCGCGTCCTGGATCTGCTTGATCAGGAGCGGGCACTGATTGGCCAGTGCCGGTGCGGCGGCGAACGCGATGACCGCGAGCGCCATCATGAGCATCTTCATCCGCGTCACCTCCCTTCGGTGTGATCCTGCCCGCATAACCCGTGTTGCCTCGGGAAAGTTCCCTCTCCCGGGGTCGAGTGGAGGTGATCATAGCCCAAACGTCGGCCCGGCGACCCGCAAAGAAGTGCCCAGCCACGCGCGGTTGCGTGGTCATTTCACGATGGGGATTTGACGACAAGGGCATATGCTGTCTTTCGATGATCGTCGGGATCGCGGAGAACCCGACTGCGGCGCTCTGCACCGGCGAGCCCGAAACCTTGAATTGCGAATCACGGCCGGGTCGCGAGGACGTCGGCGCGGTGCAGCACGGTGCGAGGGCCGGTCACGTCACGGGTCGTCCCGGCGGCCCCCGCGATTCACCGGCGGTGTGTGCTGATTACGTGACAGATGAAAGCTGCGCGTGATGGCTCCGATCAGGAATTCGGCGAAGGCGCGAGCCCGGCGGCCGCTCGACGGCCGCTCGTGAGCCACCCGGTGCCGACGGGTCACCGTCGCGCGGGCTCGAGCGGTCGCGCCGGAT from Candidatus Methylomirabilota bacterium encodes:
- the leuS gene encoding leucine--tRNA ligase, which codes for MALDDRQDRYPFPEIEARWQKVWADRKQFKVTEEPGRPKYYCLEMFPYPSGRIHMGHVRVYAIGDLLARYKWMRGFNVLHPMGWDAFGLPAENAAIDNGVHPAVWTYENIDNMRTQLRRMGISYDWDREVATCDPAYYKWEQLIFIRMLERGLAYRRRSRVNWCPSCQTVLANEQVEAGRCWRCDSEVTIREIDGWFFKITDYAQELLDWCDRLPGWPERVLTMQRNWIGRSEGAEFALPVAGRPDLRIPIFTTRPDTSFGMTYAVLAPEHPLVDGLAADAAERSRIDAFRAEVARETEIERLATDRPKRGLRLTARAVNPFTEREIPLFLADYVLMGYGTGAIMAVPGEDQRDWDFAKAHDLPIVATVKRPEGWADDQAYTGDGVKINSGFLDGLDIEAAKRKAIDWLVAKGLGQAKVNFRLRDWGISRQRYWGAPIPVLYCEKDGMVPEREENLPVVLPRDVQISGKGGSPLAEVASFVNATCPKCGGRARRDTDTMDTFVESSWYFLRYCSPTYDRGMFEPGAAAYWMPVDQYIGGIEHAVLHLLYARFYTKVLRDLGMLKVDEPFQALLSQGMVIKDGAKMSKSKGNVVDPDDLIRRHGADTARLFSLFAAPPEKDLDWNDRGVEGASRFLNRVWRFVHAHLAELNGAGAGRGAAEGEPSGSAGAGRGAAEGEPSGSAVAGRGAAEGEPGGSAARAFRRTIHETIRKVTHDIEHDFHFNTAISAVMELVNALHDFERASLDTMPRPARAALLREAVETTLLLLGPVSPHITEELWAALGHRESLFKQAWPRPDETALARDEVEIVVQVDGRVRGRLTAGVDAREAEIRERALADDKVRPWLDGRQVAKVVVVPGRLVNIVTRG